One Fictibacillus halophilus genomic window, TCAAAGGTACTAAGTTTAAAAGCACCTAATTGGTATAAGCTTTGTTGTCTACTCTGCTTAAATTCACGGAGTAGCTCTTCCATTTCTGTTTCTTTTCCTAAGTGGGAGAATCGATCAAAGAGAGGAAGGGGTTCATTCTCATTGTTTGAAAGAATGCTGCTGATTCTTGGAATCCAATTATTCTTTTCGCATTCGATCAGGTGAGCGACAACTTCAAGAGAATTCCACGAATTACCGCCCTCATTGCCTCTTAACCATTCATGAGAGAGCCCTGATAACAAGTGAGTTAAAACGGTAGGTGTACGTTCTAGAATTTCGAGAGCTTCACTTTGTTTAAAGTTCATGTTCTTAATACTCCGTTCTTCAAGGAGATAAAGTTATCCAATCTTTTTATAACACTTTTAACCGTATCAATGGACTTTATGATATCGTTGTCCACTTCGAGTGCATGGTTTGCACCCACAGGAATTATACACTCTATTGAGGAGTTAAGTAGTATTTGATTCATCTTTTCTAAGTCATAAAAGGGATCTTTATCACCGATTATGCAGAGTCCCTGTTGTTTACACGTTCTAATAGTTTGAAAAACAGGTTCATCTATTAAACGGGGTGTTAACCATATAGCTTTTGTGTTAAGGAAAGGCAAAAGCTCTAAAACAGTAGGCATCGCCATCGTGCCAAAGGATTTTCCTAACACGTAATAACAGTTGTAGTTCGTCTGATCAAGCACTTCATGTAAAACAGCGGAAACATCTTTAATAAGTGCTGAGGTTAGCTCTTCAAAGCTAAAGTCTTCGTAATCTGCTGAGTAATAAGGGTAATTCACATGCAATACATCATATTCTTTATTTAAAAAAGCACCTGAAGAAAAATGAAACAATGGTGATTTAACGGTGTAACCTATACCAGGAAGCATGATTGCCAAACCTTTAGGCTGATCTGTTTTACTTTGTATCACGTAAGGAATTTTAATCTGTTTATAGCAGGTAACAGATTTAGATTTATTCTTCATTTTTGCAACCCCTAACTCTATTAAAAAGTATGTAATGTATTCTTCTCCTCTATATGTCGTTATCCTTTATTTCCCTGATATGGTGGACTGATTTCCTGTTATTATCAGTTTTCTCCTACCTTTATACCGTTTATTATGAAAGCGTATACAACCATTGACGCAAAAGGCTTTATACTCC contains:
- a CDS encoding DinB family protein; this translates as MNFKQSEALEILERTPTVLTHLLSGLSHEWLRGNEGGNSWNSLEVVAHLIECEKNNWIPRISSILSNNENEPLPLFDRFSHLGKETEMEELLREFKQSRQQSLYQLGAFKLSTFDLNKTGLHPEFGSVTLQQLLSTWAVHDLTHINQITRVLAKRYSFEVGPWKRFLSILK
- a CDS encoding alpha/beta hydrolase, translating into MKNKSKSVTCYKQIKIPYVIQSKTDQPKGLAIMLPGIGYTVKSPLFHFSSGAFLNKEYDVLHVNYPYYSADYEDFSFEELTSALIKDVSAVLHEVLDQTNYNCYYVLGKSFGTMAMPTVLELLPFLNTKAIWLTPRLIDEPVFQTIRTCKQQGLCIIGDKDPFYDLEKMNQILLNSSIECIIPVGANHALEVDNDIIKSIDTVKSVIKRLDNFISLKNGVLRT